From a region of the Streptomyces sp. NBC_00193 genome:
- a CDS encoding EamA family transporter has product MRTPTARVWIALALVYVVWGSTYLGIRIVVETMPPFLSAGARFITAGLLLAGLVAWRDGPAALKATGAQVRAAVLVGLLLVLGGNGLVVLAETSIPSGLAALLVAAVPMWLVVLRAGSGDRPSARTVAGVLLGLGGLAVLTSPGLGGEIALGGVLLVLAGSVCWSLGSFSGSKLTLPANPFTGSAYQMLAGGVGGIVVGLCRGEQHGLDLTSYSTASWLALGYLVLFGSLVGFTAYVWLLRAAPLSLVATYAYVNPVVAVALGWLILDEALTWPILLGGGIVVAAVCVIVSTERRG; this is encoded by the coding sequence ATGCGCACCCCAACGGCCCGTGTCTGGATCGCCCTCGCCCTCGTCTACGTCGTCTGGGGTTCGACCTACCTCGGCATCCGGATCGTCGTCGAGACCATGCCCCCGTTCCTCTCCGCCGGGGCCCGCTTCATCACCGCCGGACTCCTCCTGGCCGGCCTCGTCGCCTGGCGCGACGGCCCGGCCGCCCTCAAGGCCACCGGCGCCCAGGTGCGCGCGGCCGTCCTGGTCGGGCTGCTGCTGGTGCTCGGCGGCAACGGCCTCGTCGTCCTCGCCGAGACCTCGATCCCGTCCGGACTCGCCGCCCTCCTGGTGGCCGCGGTCCCGATGTGGCTGGTCGTCCTGCGCGCCGGCTCCGGCGACCGCCCCTCCGCCCGCACCGTGGCCGGGGTGCTGCTGGGCCTCGGCGGGCTCGCCGTCCTGACCAGTCCGGGGCTCGGCGGGGAGATCGCGCTCGGCGGGGTGCTCCTGGTGCTGGCCGGCTCGGTGTGCTGGTCGCTCGGCTCCTTCTCCGGCTCGAAGCTGACCCTGCCCGCGAACCCCTTCACCGGCAGCGCGTACCAGATGCTCGCGGGCGGGGTCGGCGGGATCGTCGTCGGCCTGTGCCGCGGCGAACAGCACGGGCTGGACCTCACCTCGTACTCCACCGCGTCCTGGCTGGCCCTGGGCTACCTCGTGCTGTTCGGCTCGCTCGTCGGCTTCACCGCGTACGTGTGGCTGCTGCGCGCGGCTCCGCTCTCGCTCGTGGCCACGTACGCCTACGTGAACCCGGTCGTGGCCGTCGCCCTGGGCTGGCTCATCCTCGACGAGGCCCTGACCTGGCCGATCCTGCTCGGTGGCGGGATCGTGGTGGCGGCGGTGTGCGTGATCGTCAGCACTGAGCGACGGGGCTGA